The Prosthecobacter fusiformis sequence GATCTTTCACAATGAATAACATTCCTGCAGTTGCTCCAAACCGTTCGGTTATTGCCGCCACTTGCGCTTTCAGCCGGTCCTTGGCACTCTGAATAGCCTCCAGCTTCATTGATTCAATAAAGTTATGAGCAGATTCCAGCGGAGATAATGGAACACGACCTTGCAAATTGGCTTTGAGCTTCGCCCTCACATTGAGAAGCGCAGTATTTTTAGTTCGATCTGATTTATATGTATCCTCTTCGATAAGAAGTCTACATTTTAAGTAACAGGCTAGTGAGAGTTCTCTTTCGAGTTCTTTTAACGATACTGTAGGCTGTGGGATACCTCTTTCTTTTCTAATTCTATGAGTATTTGAAACATTTTGAACGGTCTTTCTAAATACCCTCTCAGCATGCTCAATCGCGTCCCTTCCAATTTTTACTGAATCTGATAAAGCCTTCCATTCTTGGACACTTGCGTGATCGTTTTTCGCAAGATTTAACAATCGAGAAATGCATGCCCGGTGGACTTCAGTGCAGTCATTTCGATCTAAAATATTGGAAAGAATGCGCTTAACATTCTCAGTATCAACCGGTTGATTTAATTCGCTTTGACTAGTTACCTCGTCTCTAAATTGATCGAGTAATTGAGCTATTTGATAACTTTGCGAATCAGCACTTACTGGTATAATCGGTGTTAATTTCAGCAGCGTATGATTCTGCTCTGGGTCAAAAACCCCGACTTGCGTTGCATTCGAACCAGTGCGCACTTTCATAATTAAAACTGCATCTCCTTGAGGCAGGGTTCCATGGCTTGCAGCACTCGTGAACCACCAAGGTTCTGGCCGCGCATCTGTCTTGATGGCAATTCCGCTCCCCCCAAAACGACCATCATTACAGTAGATCGTAGGGATCTGATTGGATGCCAAGTGGTCCTGGAGGGCACGAAAGTTTGCATGCTTCGAATCGTAGCTAGAAATTACTACAACGTCCGCTTCATTCATAGCCTTTGAACCCAGATATTGTAATGCTTCAGAGCAAATGAGGGGGAGAACTGTAACTTGTGATACATTTTCTCCATCTGACACACGAAGCTCGTATGTAGGTAAGTCTGGCGGGAAGTTATCAAAATGCTGGCCTATAAGTGGTGCTTCATGCGGAGAATAAACAAATTTTGGACGCAAATTCACGGAAAGTTTGAACAGATTTTTCCCCTTTCTCTTTTTTGAAGTACCGTGAATGTCTTGTATTGGGTTTAAAATATGAGGGTCAAGGCTGGTCTCTCCAAGAACCGGCATGACAGTAGTTCTTGATGAGCTGCGAGCTCGAACGCCATCAAGGACCTCGCTTGATACCCCGAGATTTTCATACTCTTCCCATGCCAGAATGCTGTCATCGAGTGCATGAGTTCCTGCGAACACCAAACAATTAAAATTTAGTCTTTTCCTCAAGCATTTTAAAAATTGCCTGGGCACCGCACCTTCAGAAAAGACTACGACATGAGGTTTAACGCTCACGTCCAAATTATTCAACCAATCCACAACTGCAGTAAGTCGTGCGCAGTGCCAGAGAAGGTATTTATTGAAGCATAGTTGCTGAAGGTCATTCACCTCCACACCAAGATTTGCGAGCGACTGTAAAATTGGCTCTTCACTCGAGAAAGGCTCTTTAAGATAGTTTACTGCACCTAAAGTAAAACACGGATGGCACTCGAGTTGTACGACTGCAATTCTTACATCGGCAATTGTTTTTGTTGTGGCATTCACTCGGCTAAAAAAACATTTTAACGCTCAGCTTACGAGACATTTTTTTATCCTCATTACATTATAAATATTTAATAATTATCACCATTATCAAATTCGGTTCGCTTTGCACTATTTAAATAGTCGCGGAAACTACAAGAAATCATAGGCACTGGCCATGATTATGTCTATAAGTCGCCAGTCAATTCACAAGAACAACCTCCACACGCCCGTCTTTCACATACACCTCCAGCATGGGCCAGAGGCTCAGCGCATAATCGACGGCCCAAGGCGCTTTTGGGCAGGTGACGGCTGCTGAGTTTGACCTGCTAAGGGCTTTGTGCAGGCATTGCAGGATGAGACGGCTTTCGGCGCTGCGGACGGCCTGCCGCTAACTTGGCTCGGCCCGGCTTTCCCGCTGCCGCGCTTCAATTCGGTAAAGATGGCCGATCTGCAAAAGCACCCAGCCTGCCTGCTGGGGGGCGCTGGTCTTGGCCTCAATGTACTTGCGCCGGGCATGCGCCTAGCAGCCCGCTAGAACGAGTCCTGTGCGACTGCGGGCTGTAGGCTGGATAGGCGGCGTAGCCTTCGCACTGCACGGTGCCGCCGAAGTCCCCTGGCAAGATGTTGCCCAGGCAGGCGGAGCTGCGGCTGGTGGCCCAGGTGAAGCACACGTCGGCTCCGGGTCGCTTGCAGGTCCACAGGTAGCCTTGTTTGGTCTGGCCGTGGCCGGGGCTTAAATACTCCACCGGTGTCTCATCCACTTGCACGTAACCTCCGGCCATCACGCTGCTGCGGTTCTGCTCATAAACGGGGGTGAGCCAGTCGGCTGCCAGGGCCAGCCAACGGGCCATGCTTTGGCGCGGGATGTCCACTCCATGACGGGTGGAGTAAATCTGCTCCTGGCGATACAGCGGCAGGTGGTCACAGTATTTGCCCACGATGATGGCGGCCAGCAGGCCGGGGGCGGCGAGGCTGCGCTCTTGCAAAGTGTTCAAAGGGGCGATGATGGGCGTCAGGTGGGGCTCTTCACGCTTCACATACTTGCGCCGGATGAGGCGGCGGCGCAGGAACCGGGCCGGTTCATAGTCGAGCTGTTCGGTGACTTCTTCGCCCATGCAGCGCCATGATTCAGGAGCGGCTTTGACCTCCTGAGGCTCGATGATTTCTTCCACTGCGGGCAGGTGCTCAGGGACACGGTCTTCACGCGGTTTGCGTGGTTTTTTGGGTTTTGCCGCGGCTGCCTGCTTTTCGATCTCAGCCTCCAAGACGCCGGGGTTTGCGCTGGAAGCCGGGTCTTTTTTGACCCGTCATCCCCCTGCAAAAGCAGCATCAGCTGGCCTTCATCCATCACCTCGCTGCTGCGCCCGAAGATGCGTCGCACCAGCAGGTCGATCTTTTCCCTCAAAAGCTTGATCTCCTGCCGCGGCGCCTCGTTCTCGGCAGTCAGTCTGGCTTCAAGAGGCGTCATTGGAGGGCGGGCTTGGATGGCGTTTAAAACGCAGGCCGTTGACCCTCTTCTATCAAGTTTTGTTTCTACCCCTTTCAATCCCGCTGATACCACGGCCGCATGGAAGCCCCCTTCAAATCAATGCCATCGGTGAGCATCGCCAAGGCCTCCGGGGCCAGGCGCATCTTGGCTCCTTGCACCTCCCCAGGTTTGGGCCAGGAGAACGTGCCCGCCTCCAGACGCTTGGTCATCAGCCACAGGCCGCTGCCGTCAAATAAATCACCTTCAGCCGCGTGTGCCGTTTGTTGCTGAAGACAAAAAGAGCGCCGCTTTTGATGTCCTCCTTGAGCCGCTCGCCGACCAGCCCGCTGAGCCCTTCAAAACCCTTGCGCATATCGCAAGGCTCCAGCGCCACAAAAACCTTCAAACTGCCGGTAAAGCTCAGCATGGCCGCGACTCCTGCAAAGCGTTGAGAAGTTGCACCGCCAGGGTGATGTGAGCCGAACATTGAATGTGCAGTTTCACGCCACAGGACAGCTCAAGGACCAGATCCGCCGTGGAGCGGGTTCCCGCCGCTTCACCCGCTCCTGCGGAGAAGACAGCCTCCACAAAAGACACTGGCCTGACCCGCTGCTGCTGCCGTACTGAGCTGGACAGGCCATCCTTACGCCGCCAGCTCACGAAAGTTTGATATTTGACTCCGGCCATCGCCGCAAAGCGCGGCCGCGACAAGCCGCTGCGCTCATACTCCAGCACCAGGGCAATCTGTCGCTCCACAGGCGTCTGCACGCGCCCCACTCGATCATTCTTCAATACAATGGCCTCTTTGTTCATACAGGTCATAGCTGACCACCTATGACCTCAATGAATCCAGCAACTTCATACGGCACTTCGCGTGACGCTTACACTCTGTTGCTTTCCTCTATCTTCAAATGTTAATAACAGGCTCTAACGGCAATCAACTATAATGGGCCGCAGATCAGAGATCAGTACATCTTTTGCCAACTCCAGAGTATTGCAATTATCAATTGCTGAAACTTTCAACCACGAAATAATACAACCTTGTACCTTGTCAGGAACTGCCACGTATTCCATATACTTCGCAACGCTTCTTGTTAGGCCCATCGTTACTTCCCCATTTCTAGCCAAATACTCCACCGCATACGAAAGCATCTTGACTCTAGCATCACTAACAACATGGTCATCAAATACAAGATAATATAGCGCGATCAATTCTTCTTCACCCGCCTCCGAAAGCATCTCTAAGACCTGCGCGGCTAAATTTGCTGTGGCATTACTCATATGGATTTAAAAAACAGATTTTCCGTTATGAACAAGAATTTTTTCACTGGAAATAAAATAATTATGAAACTCGTCAACTTCAAAGTTATAAACCTGAACCAAACCATCTCTGGTGTCTTTACTAACAGTAGCATCCACTCTTGATAGTGCTTTATCAACACCTTTGGCATTCCAAAGAACGTTTTGTGGTTTTAATTGAAGTGCTGCAATCCATTTGCTGTCCCCTTGATAAAATCTATGATTAGAGCTGCATGATATAAATACATTATCACCTACTTTAAATTTAAATAGATCACTTCGAGAGGTCGTGAATGTTTTCGTTACTTTTCGAGTGACTATTTGACCGCTCCTCTCATCATAGCAAAACACGTAGGAGTTTGTGCCTATAGTCTCAATTGGAAGCATCCCTTCAGGCGTCCAGACTAATGTTCCCGCCACAAAACACCCGCCAGATGAAGGAGGGAATATCAAAGATGGAATATCTGAATTAGGAATGGATTTGTGTGGTTGCCAAGCACCGTTTTTGGGCTTGAATCGGCAATATTGATCAGACTCATACTTCGCTGCAGGAGCACTCCGGGGCCGCGCTGTTGGCTTTGGCATTATGCGAATCTGATCTCCAGAAGGGTGTTCATACATCCTTCCCCCGCCCGACTTAGTTGGCCCTTTATACACGAATCCTGAATCGTGAAGATGTTTAATCGTTCGATTAATTCCAATTTTGGGGGATACAGGGCATGTACCAGGAGTATATGGAGCAACAGATGGCGGAACTACACGTGGAGCTATTGGCCGAATGGGCCCACGTCCGCCAAAACCTCCGCCACCTCCACCTCCCCCCCCGGCCATACCTCCTCCTCTTGGCCCACCCTGTAGACCAAGTGGATCCACCAGAACTATTGGAGAATTCGATACATATTCATAGAGATTAACGCCTCCATCTTCTTCAATTGGATCCTCACTGATCCACACTCCAGCCCTAGCATCATATGCTCTGTAAGGTGCCAAATGAAGATCACTTTTCTCATGGTACCAATGTCCAGTGAAACGGAAATCCGCCAAACGGCTTCCTCCTGGGCCTCCCGCTGCACTCACTGTCTGCACTCCGTAGGCGTCATATGCGTAGCTTTCGACCACCTCTTCCGCTTCATCCATCACTTGTCGCACGCTACCCAGATGATCATGTGTGAAGTAGTAGTTTAAATTATTCGACAGCGCCGTTCCCAAACTGGCATACCTCCTCACCACCACCCCCTCGGGTGTTCGTTCCTGCACGATTTCAGCTCCCTCCCACAGCAACAGTTTTTCTCCGATTACATCCCCGGCCTCATCTATTTCCACTTCTTTTACTCGTCGGTTCAGCGCGTCATAGGTAAATTCACTGCGACTGCTATCCCCGTAGTTGATCGCCACCAACTGGTTCAAGGCATCCCATTCATAGTCCTGCCCCCGGCCATTGTTCAGCATGTTGCCACGCAGGTCATAGCTGGGCTCGGTTTGTCCTGTTAGGCCGCTGACCTCCACCTCATAATCCTGCGAGGTTGCATTGCCGCTGCCATCCAAACCCGCCACGGTCACGACATTGGACCCCTCATCCAAGGACAGGTCCAGACTGAACCGGAACTGAGGCTCTTCCGACTCATCCGACACCGTCCGCATCTTGGCCGTCTGGCTATTGACACTCACTGTCCCAGGCTCGTTAACGGTGCCCTCAAACCTCACCAGTCCGCCAGCAGGACGGGCATTCATCTGGTTCATGTTATTATGACCAAACTTCATCACACTATTCCCGTCTTGATAGCTAACCCGGTTTCCCCCTGCGTCGTAATTATAGTATTGTTGCCGCACGATCGAGCTGCCTTCTGTCACCACCACCGATCTCAGTTGATCCGAATCATCATGCTCCAAGGTCCAATCCTGCTGTGGCGCAGCTCCCACCTTTTGCGACCAGCGACGCAAATCACCTCCAAATCCGAAACCGTATCCATATTCCGAAATTAACTCATTAGCCGAGGTCCGGTGAGTGATTTTTTCCAAACGATGATGCTGCGTCGCTGCAAGATACGTATAAGTGGTCTCCTGGCCATTGGGATAGTTCACCTTGGACAGACGAGACAAACCTTTGGATGACTGGTCGTACTCAAAACCAAAAGTGCCGAGAACATCGGTCATCTCGGTCATTCGTCCCATAGCATCATACTCCATGGCAACACGATGGTTGTCATCCACCAATTCATCATCCACCACCGACCAGATTGAACGTTCCTGCACCCGTCCTAGTTCATCATAGGTGTAAATAATAGCTGCATTCAGATCGTGCTCATTCACACGGCTGATTGATCCCGCGCCCAGTAATGGTGCAGCCTGAGGGCCTGTCCGAAATGGAAAATATTCGTAGCTGATGCTTGCCTCAGTTGAAGATTTTTTTATCGTTTTTAATCGCGGATGAACGGGATCGTAATCAAGCCACACAGGAGGTGTTTTTACATCAAGGACGAACTTCGGCAACCCGTTTTCGCTCACCGGATTACCGCTTACATCACGTTCACGGATGTAATATTTGATCTGCGAAATGGAATCGTCGTCGTTGTAGATAAACGCTTTTCTTGTATCGTCTGCAGTGGTGACATACTGGAGTCGGTTTTCATTGAGCATGTAGGTATATTCTTCCACCCGGCCGTTGGCCCGGATCTTTTTCACCTGCCGCCCAAGTTCATCATATTCCCAACGGGTGATATTGCCGTTGCCATCTATCAATTTTGCAAGAGATCCGCAGGTGCACCAGTCTAGTTCAATAGTGCGCCCTTCAGAATCCGTCTCAGAAACAAGCCACCCCATCTCATTATATTTGCGATGAGTGAGGCGTCCCTTCCTGTCGCGGATAAGGACCGGGTCAAGACGATCCCAGACGACCTCTTCATATTCCGCATTTGCGAGAGAGACGCCTTGCGGCTGATGGGTGGTTCTGATAATGCGATTCAGATCATCATACTCGTAACTTGTCCTATACCCCTCAGAGTCGGTCATCGACTCTATTCTCTGGCCATTATCATAAGTGAATGTAATAACGTCCTCATTACCAGGGAGCGGGCCATCTATCGTTTGTAGAAGGCTATCATGAGCGTCTGAGTTCGTACTGCCGACGGGTTTCACATACGTATAGGTTGTTATATGTCCTAGAGGGTCTTTGACCGTTAGCACCTGTCCATACTCGTTATAAGTGAACTCATTGGCCTGTCCTGCTGCATCAAAAATTTTCTTGGGGAGATGGTTTTTTTCATAAATGATCTTTGCCAACAAATCTTCATTGGAACCATTCACCTGACGTATTTCTAAAAGGTCAACGCCATTCCCGTCGTAGTAGTGTTTTGTGACTCGGTTAACGGGATCAGTAAACGAGGTCAAATTGCCTAATATATTGTAAGCCGCTGAAAATGTCTGATCATTTGAGATTGATTCGGTCGGTAGGTTACTGCCCCCCGCGTAATGATGGGTAACCTCTTCCGCGCTTCCCTCTTCGCCTATTGTGACCGTTTGAGAAGAGGAACCTTCATAATCAAAGTAAACAATCCCCAAAAGTGGTTTTTTTACAGATCGCAAAACTGAACTCATCTCATTGCTGCCAGAGCTGAGCCGCCATTCATAGATTTCGCAGTTCGAATATTTGGTTGGGTCCCCCAGCAATGGCTCATTGGGGTATTTATTCATTAATGTCTGGTTCCAATGAAAGCTGGATTGAGCGTGTCCGAGCCAGCTTTCAACTACTGAAGAACTGCCGTTGGGATAGGTGACTTTCAATCCGCGCATCATGTCAATGAGCGTCAGTTCAACCGGATTTTTCGGGTCGTTAAAATCCACCATTTCAAAGGTCCCTGCTTTGTTATAACGGTGAAAGAGGGTCTTTCCGTAGGGAGTATTCATCACTTCGATAAATCCGTCTGCGGCATAGCTAAAGGTGGAAACCATGCCGACAACGTCCTTGATACTGTTGATTTTGCCAGGCTGACTGACAGTTCCGTCATAGGTAAACTCTACAATCCGGCCATAAGGATCAATGATCTGCTTGATTTTTCGGAAACCTGTCGCGCTGGTCTTGTTGGAGAGGTACCTAATGAAGGTTACACCTCCCGCAGCATCGACAATTTCATTGATACGGCCCGACCATTTTGGATTTGAGATATTGGGATCAGTATGCTGGCCAGGCACGGGAGGCTCTGAATAGGTGATCGTGCTCAAGTTTCCAGGATAGACCTCATAGTTGATCGTCACCTTATTGCCTTGGGGATCGACGATATTTTTCAGGTAAAACCTTCCGGTTGTTCCTGGCTGTCCAGGCTGACTGTAGATTTCTGCGCTGCCATCCGCCATTTCACGTCGATAGCTGTCGCGGCCAGCCTCATCAGTGGTCCATTTTAAAACAGCCTGGGAATAAACATTTGGAGCATAAGCGCTGGTGACATTGTTGAATAGGCTAAAGTGATAGCGTTCCGTCCCCCCATCGCGCAAACGAACACTGACAGAATAAGAAGGATCAACCTCAAGATAACCAACCCAATTAAAATCCCAATTCGCCCCAAGGTGGCTATGGGTGTTAATTTCTGGGGTCCCTGTCTCGTTGTGATTGTAATTGGCAAGGAAAGTGATGGCTGGGCCTACAGGAGGCTGGTAATAAAGTGGTATGTCCTGAATATTTGATGTAGCTTGCATCAGATAGTAATTGGCAACGGGCATCCCTGCTTGTTTGCATGCAGGATT is a genomic window containing:
- a CDS encoding RHS repeat-associated core domain-containing protein yields the protein MKILPLFPVILVSVLPLILAEQTLAKDLRPPTIGKPQPAFPIQIIFSAAPQDSELQLATMFPDRLVPMGTTEVENENADLGATLKLFAARTSYEDFTMLETFLQQHPSSRWNASLLLNLGLMCYDTGHLSQALQYWEGAWNLSKNETDLTRRAIADRAIGEALLLNARLGRVSMMEHYLAELGERPVEGSVAANVDAAKEGMLRMKVDPGVAFKCGPFALNSILNFRDKTPHRRTAELEAARSTPQGTNLVMVRDWAASVGLDYQIAKREPSGQFIYPAVMHWKLDHFAALLEQRDNRFLVQDATFGGTEMWITAAALDAETDGYFLVPNEPLPPGWRTVSDEEAQHVWGKGGASTREEDTKTCPKGNPACKQAGMPVANYYLMQATSNIQDIPLYYQPPVGPAITFLANYNHNETGTPEINTHSHLGANWDFNWVGYLEVDPSYSVSVRLRDGGTERYHFSLFNNVTSAYAPNVYSQAVLKWTTDEAGRDSYRREMADGSAEIYSQPGQPGTTGRFYLKNIVDPQGNKVTINYEVYPGNLSTITYSEPPVPGQHTDPNISNPKWSGRINEIVDAAGGVTFIRYLSNKTSATGFRKIKQIIDPYGRIVEFTYDGTVSQPGKINSIKDVVGMVSTFSYAADGFIEVMNTPYGKTLFHRYNKAGTFEMVDFNDPKNPVELTLIDMMRGLKVTYPNGSSSVVESWLGHAQSSFHWNQTLMNKYPNEPLLGDPTKYSNCEIYEWRLSSGSNEMSSVLRSVKKPLLGIVYFDYEGSSSQTVTIGEEGSAEEVTHHYAGGSNLPTESISNDQTFSAAYNILGNLTSFTDPVNRVTKHYYDGNGVDLLEIRQVNGSNEDLLAKIIYEKNHLPKKIFDAAGQANEFTYNEYGQVLTVKDPLGHITTYTYVKPVGSTNSDAHDSLLQTIDGPLPGNEDVITFTYDNGQRIESMTDSEGYRTSYEYDDLNRIIRTTHQPQGVSLANAEYEEVVWDRLDPVLIRDRKGRLTHRKYNEMGWLVSETDSEGRTIELDWCTCGSLAKLIDGNGNITRWEYDELGRQVKKIRANGRVEEYTYMLNENRLQYVTTADDTRKAFIYNDDDSISQIKYYIRERDVSGNPVSENGLPKFVLDVKTPPVWLDYDPVHPRLKTIKKSSTEASISYEYFPFRTGPQAAPLLGAGSISRVNEHDLNAAIIYTYDELGRVQERSIWSVVDDELVDDNHRVAMEYDAMGRMTEMTDVLGTFGFEYDQSSKGLSRLSKVNYPNGQETTYTYLAATQHHRLEKITHRTSANELISEYGYGFGFGGDLRRWSQKVGAAPQQDWTLEHDDSDQLRSVVVTEGSSIVRQQYYNYDAGGNRVSYQDGNSVMKFGHNNMNQMNARPAGGLVRFEGTVNEPGTVSVNSQTAKMRTVSDESEEPQFRFSLDLSLDEGSNVVTVAGLDGSGNATSQDYEVEVSGLTGQTEPSYDLRGNMLNNGRGQDYEWDALNQLVAINYGDSSRSEFTYDALNRRVKEVEIDEAGDVIGEKLLLWEGAEIVQERTPEGVVVRRYASLGTALSNNLNYYFTHDHLGSVRQVMDEAEEVVESYAYDAYGVQTVSAAGGPGGSRLADFRFTGHWYHEKSDLHLAPYRAYDARAGVWISEDPIEEDGGVNLYEYVSNSPIVLVDPLGLQGGPRGGGMAGGGGGGGGGFGGRGPIRPIAPRVVPPSVAPYTPGTCPVSPKIGINRTIKHLHDSGFVYKGPTKSGGGRMYEHPSGDQIRIMPKPTARPRSAPAAKYESDQYCRFKPKNGAWQPHKSIPNSDIPSLIFPPSSGGCFVAGTLVWTPEGMLPIETIGTNSYVFCYDERSGQIVTRKVTKTFTTSRSDLFKFKVGDNVFISCSSNHRFYQGDSKWIAALQLKPQNVLWNAKGVDKALSRVDATVSKDTRDGLVQVYNFEVDEFHNYFISSEKILVHNGKSVF
- the tnpC gene encoding IS66 family transposase; translated protein: MEAEIEKQAAAAKPKKPRKPREDRVPEHLPAVEEIIEPQEVKAAPESWRCMGEEVTEQLDYEPARFLRRRLIRRKYVKREEPHLTPIIAPLNTLQERSLAAPGLLAAIIVGKYCDHLPLYRQEQIYSTRHGVDIPRQSMARWLALAADWLTPVYEQNRSSVMAGGYVQVDETPVEYLSPGHGQTKQGYLWTCKRPGADVCFTWATSRSSACLGNILPGDFGGTVQCEGYAAYPAYSPQSHRTRSSGLLGACPAQVH
- the tnpA gene encoding IS66 family insertion sequence element accessory protein TnpA, producing the protein MNKEAIVLKNDRVGRVQTPVERQIALVLEYERSGLSRPRFAAMAGVKYQTFVSWRRKDGLSSSVRQQQRVRPVSFVEAVFSAGAGEAAGTRSTADLVLELSCGVKLHIQCSAHITLAVQLLNALQESRPC